A single Pan troglodytes isolate AG18354 chromosome X, NHGRI_mPanTro3-v2.0_pri, whole genome shotgun sequence DNA region contains:
- the DLG3 gene encoding disks large homolog 3 isoform X7, translating to MMNSSMSSGSGSLRTSEKRSLYVRALFDYDRTRDSCLPSQGLSFSYGDILHVINASDDEWWQARLVTPHGESEQIGVIPSKKRVEKKERARLKTVKFHARTGMIESNRSIKTKRKKSFRLSRKFPFYKSKENMAQESSIQEQGQEDAILSYEPVTRQEIHYARPVIILGPMKDRVNDDLISEFPHKFGSCVPHTTRPRRDNEVDGQDYHFVVSREQMEKDIQDNKFIEAGQFNDNLYGTSIQSVRAVAERGKHCILDVSGNAIKRLQQAQLYPIAIFIKPKSIEALMEMNRRQTYEQANKIYDKAMKLEQEFGEYFTAIVQGDSLEEIYNKIKQIIEDQSGHYIWVPSPEKL from the exons GGCCCTGTTTGATTATGATCGGACTCGGGACAGCTGCCTGCCAAGCCAGGGGCTCAGCTTCTCTTATGGTGACATTCTGCATGTCATTAATGCCTCTGATGATGAGTGGTGGCAGGCAAGGCTGGTGACCCCACACGGAGAAAGTGAGCAGATCGGTGTGATCCCCAGTAAGAAGAG ggtggaaaagaaagaaagagctcgATTGAAAACTGTGAAGTTCCATGCCAGGACGGGGATGATTGAGTCTAACAGG TCGATCAAAACGAAACGTAAAAAGAGTTTCCGCCTCTCTCGAAAGTTTCCATTTTACAAGAGCAAAGAAAACATGGCCCAGGAGAGCAGCATACAGGAAC AAGGACAAGAGGATGCTATTTTGTCATATGAGCCAGTGACACGGCAAGAAA TTCACTATGCAAGGCCTGTCATCATCCTGGGCCCAATGAAGGACCGAGTCAATGATGACCTGATCTCCGAATTTCCACATAAATTTGGATCCTGTGTGCCAC atACTACCCGGCCTCGACGTGATAATGAGGTGGATGGACAAGACTACCACTTTGTGGTGTCCCGAGAACAAATGGAGAAAGATATTCAGGACAACAAGTTCATTGAGGCGGGCCAATTTAATGATAACCTCTATGGGACCAGCATCCAGTCAGTGCGGGCAGTTGCAGAGAGG GGCAAGCACTGCATCTTAGATGTTTCCGGCAATGCTATCAAGAGACTGCAGCAAGCACAACTTTACCCCATTGCCATTTTCATCAAGCCCAAGTCCATTGAAGCCCTTAT GGAAATGAACCGAAGGCAGACATATGAACAAGCAAATAAGATCTATGACAAAGCCATGAAACTGGAGCAGGAATTTGGAGAGTACTTTACGG CCATTGTACAGGGTGACTCACTGGAAGAGATTtataacaaaatcaaacaaatcaTTGAGGACCAGTCTGGGCACTACATTTGGGTCCCATCCCCTGAAAAACTCTGA
- the DLG3 gene encoding disks large homolog 3 isoform X6 encodes MMNSSMSSGSGSLRTSEKRSLYVRALFDYDRTRDSCLPSQGLSFSYGDILHVINASDDEWWQARLVTPHGESEQIGVIPSKKRVEKKERARLKTVKFHARTGMIESNRSIKTKRKKSFRLSRKFPFYKSKENMAQESSIQEQGVTSNTSDSESSSKGQEDAILSYEPVTRQEIHYARPVIILGPMKDRVNDDLISEFPHKFGSCVPHTTRPRRDNEVDGQDYHFVVSREQMEKDIQDNKFIEAGQFNDNLYGTSIQSVRAVAERGKHCILDVSGNAIKRLQQAQLYPIAIFIKPKSIEALMEMNRRQTYEQANKIYDKAMKLEQEFGEYFTAIVQGDSLEEIYNKIKQIIEDQSGHYIWVPSPEKL; translated from the exons GGCCCTGTTTGATTATGATCGGACTCGGGACAGCTGCCTGCCAAGCCAGGGGCTCAGCTTCTCTTATGGTGACATTCTGCATGTCATTAATGCCTCTGATGATGAGTGGTGGCAGGCAAGGCTGGTGACCCCACACGGAGAAAGTGAGCAGATCGGTGTGATCCCCAGTAAGAAGAG ggtggaaaagaaagaaagagctcgATTGAAAACTGTGAAGTTCCATGCCAGGACGGGGATGATTGAGTCTAACAGG TCGATCAAAACGAAACGTAAAAAGAGTTTCCGCCTCTCTCGAAAGTTTCCATTTTACAAGAGCAAAGAAAACATGGCCCAGGAGAGCAGCATACAGGAAC AGGGAGTGACATCCAACACCAGTGACAGCGAAAGCAGTTCCA AAGGACAAGAGGATGCTATTTTGTCATATGAGCCAGTGACACGGCAAGAAA TTCACTATGCAAGGCCTGTCATCATCCTGGGCCCAATGAAGGACCGAGTCAATGATGACCTGATCTCCGAATTTCCACATAAATTTGGATCCTGTGTGCCAC atACTACCCGGCCTCGACGTGATAATGAGGTGGATGGACAAGACTACCACTTTGTGGTGTCCCGAGAACAAATGGAGAAAGATATTCAGGACAACAAGTTCATTGAGGCGGGCCAATTTAATGATAACCTCTATGGGACCAGCATCCAGTCAGTGCGGGCAGTTGCAGAGAGG GGCAAGCACTGCATCTTAGATGTTTCCGGCAATGCTATCAAGAGACTGCAGCAAGCACAACTTTACCCCATTGCCATTTTCATCAAGCCCAAGTCCATTGAAGCCCTTAT GGAAATGAACCGAAGGCAGACATATGAACAAGCAAATAAGATCTATGACAAAGCCATGAAACTGGAGCAGGAATTTGGAGAGTACTTTACGG CCATTGTACAGGGTGACTCACTGGAAGAGATTtataacaaaatcaaacaaatcaTTGAGGACCAGTCTGGGCACTACATTTGGGTCCCATCCCCTGAAAAACTCTGA